A section of the Pseudomonadota bacterium genome encodes:
- a CDS encoding helix-turn-helix transcriptional regulator: MDQQRLLNTAYTTPSTGDIQPLLSALCDATRQERATYGEYHAADTLPQSFMSIGVDEDESREFLSSHHRHNVWRHYRNASTLLNTNLFVASRDVSANDRRDTAWYQSFMPRHHMADALSICSQRDHASHVALTVISETGQGTFEADTLAALDGIYPQLSQALALFRRMRGITLQRQFYETTSCSKQQAHVLLDNFGRIVECTDNALDLLREGDGIHTEDGYLRLDDSALDQRYRSSFKQTLEALNGRAMPTPIAVDRPSGDMPYVLDFCPWVLHESSAADKQVHVLITLFSPDKKPDLRDELVQAAYGLSCAETRVVRALVNGMDLKEIAEANHITVYTVRNHLKSVFAKTGFKRQGELIGKLVNFIAE; the protein is encoded by the coding sequence ATGGATCAACAACGCCTGCTTAACACTGCGTACACCACCCCCAGCACAGGGGACATTCAACCGCTGCTGAGTGCGCTGTGCGATGCGACGCGCCAGGAGCGCGCCACCTACGGCGAGTACCACGCAGCCGACACCCTGCCCCAGTCGTTCATGTCAATCGGCGTGGACGAGGATGAGTCCAGGGAGTTTCTCTCATCCCACCACCGCCACAACGTGTGGCGCCACTACCGCAACGCGAGCACCCTGCTCAACACCAACCTGTTTGTCGCCAGCCGCGACGTCAGTGCAAACGACCGCCGTGACACCGCGTGGTACCAGAGCTTCATGCCGCGCCACCACATGGCCGATGCGCTCAGCATCTGCTCTCAGCGCGACCACGCCTCGCACGTCGCCCTAACGGTGATCAGCGAGACCGGTCAGGGCACCTTCGAGGCTGACACCCTGGCGGCGCTGGACGGCATCTACCCACAGCTCAGCCAGGCGTTGGCGCTGTTCAGGCGCATGCGCGGGATCACCCTGCAACGGCAGTTCTACGAGACCACCAGTTGCTCCAAGCAACAGGCGCACGTGCTGTTGGACAACTTCGGCCGCATCGTCGAGTGCACCGACAACGCGCTTGACCTGCTGCGGGAGGGCGACGGCATCCACACCGAAGACGGCTACCTGCGTCTCGACGACTCGGCCCTCGACCAGCGCTACAGGTCCAGTTTCAAGCAGACCCTCGAAGCCCTCAACGGCCGTGCCATGCCGACGCCCATCGCGGTCGACCGGCCGAGCGGTGACATGCCCTACGTGCTGGATTTCTGCCCCTGGGTGCTGCACGAGTCCTCGGCAGCGGACAAACAGGTGCACGTGCTGATCACCCTGTTTTCACCCGACAAGAAACCGGACCTGCGAGACGAGCTGGTGCAAGCGGCCTACGGCCTGTCGTGTGCGGAAACACGCGTGGTGCGGGCGCTGGTCAACGGCATGGACCTCAAGGAAATCGCCGAGGCCAACCACATCACCGTGTACACGGTCCGGAACCACCTGAAATCCGTGTTCGCCAAGACCGGCTTCAAGCGTCAGGGCGAACTGATCGGGAAGCTCGTCAATTTCATTGCCGAGTGA
- the yghU gene encoding glutathione-dependent disulfide-bond oxidoreductase, with the protein MSENDPYTPPAVWTWDDASGGTWASINRPTAGAQTDMVLPRGEHPLQLYSLGTPNGQKVTILLEELLEHGVPGAEYDAFLVRIGDGEQFGSGFVELNPNSKIPALFDVERGVRVFESGAILLYLADRFEAFLPADPAGRTEALNWLFWLQGAAPFVGGGFGHFYKYAPIKIEYAINRYTMETKRLLDVLDQRLAQADYVGGSQYGIADIAIWPWFGALVLNTIYDAGAFLSVREYPHVRRWAEAVAARPAVQRGKRVNRTEGEGAVPERHSAADFGD; encoded by the coding sequence ATGTCAGAGAACGACCCGTACACGCCCCCTGCCGTCTGGACCTGGGATGACGCCAGTGGCGGCACCTGGGCGTCGATCAACCGACCGACCGCGGGGGCCCAGACGGACATGGTGCTGCCGCGCGGTGAGCACCCCCTGCAGTTGTATTCGCTGGGCACGCCGAACGGTCAGAAGGTCACCATCCTGCTCGAGGAGCTGCTCGAGCACGGCGTGCCGGGGGCGGAGTACGATGCCTTCCTGGTCCGCATCGGCGACGGTGAGCAGTTCGGCAGTGGCTTTGTCGAGCTCAACCCGAACTCGAAGATCCCGGCCCTGTTCGACGTCGAGCGTGGCGTGCGGGTGTTCGAGTCCGGCGCAATCCTGTTGTACCTGGCTGATCGCTTCGAGGCCTTCCTGCCGGCGGACCCCGCCGGCCGAACGGAGGCGCTGAACTGGCTGTTCTGGTTGCAGGGCGCAGCACCCTTTGTCGGTGGCGGCTTCGGGCATTTTTACAAGTACGCCCCAATCAAGATCGAATACGCGATCAACCGCTACACGATGGAAACCAAGCGTCTGCTCGACGTGCTCGACCAGCGTCTGGCGCAGGCCGACTACGTCGGCGGCTCGCAGTACGGTATCGCCGACATCGCGATCTGGCCCTGGTTTGGTGCGCTGGTGCTCAACACGATCTACGACGCCGGTGCCTTTCTTTCAGTTCGGGAGTACCCGCACGTACGGCGGTGGGCCGAGGCAGTCGCTGCGCGGCCCGCAGTGCAGCGTGGGAAACGTGTGAACCGCACCGAGGGAGAGGGCGCCGTGCCCGAACGGCACAGTGCGGCTGACTTCGGCGATTGA
- a CDS encoding L-dopachrome tautomerase-related protein, translated as MSKNARSWLHAMALGLTVSAGPAVATGFEIVATFGAAHPPGNLAIGPDGRMFMSVHEFYGQPLRVVEVLADGAVQPYPDAAWSAAPSGDGPGLNGVLGLRADRNGVLWMLDGQSEARAGRVVAWDTRSESLHSVHYLAAPVTRASSFLNDLAVDLEHNAVYISDTGDGRNSALIVLDLDTGRARRVLEGSHYTVPEDIDMVIDGRTIELGGQPARIGVNPITVDPTNTWVYFAPMSGTSMYRVRTADLNDAALGPSQLLERVERYGDKPISDGSTVDADGNVYITAMADDAIGVVRPSGEYSVLYQSADALPWPDGFAMGVDGHVYATVNELHRSPVLNGGTLATTGQFKIVRFPALGGAVSGR; from the coding sequence ATGTCGAAAAACGCCCGATCCTGGCTGCACGCAATGGCCTTGGGGCTGACTGTGTCGGCCGGCCCCGCTGTTGCCACCGGGTTCGAAATCGTCGCCACCTTCGGGGCGGCGCACCCACCCGGCAACCTGGCCATCGGCCCGGACGGTCGGATGTTCATGAGCGTTCACGAGTTCTACGGTCAGCCGCTGCGCGTGGTCGAGGTGCTGGCCGACGGTGCCGTGCAGCCCTACCCCGACGCCGCGTGGTCCGCTGCGCCGAGCGGGGACGGCCCCGGCCTGAACGGTGTGCTCGGGCTGCGAGCCGACCGCAACGGGGTGCTGTGGATGCTCGACGGTCAGTCCGAGGCGCGGGCGGGGCGTGTCGTCGCCTGGGACACCCGGTCTGAATCGTTGCACAGCGTGCACTACCTGGCGGCGCCGGTGACGCGCGCGAGCTCGTTCCTCAATGACCTGGCCGTCGACCTGGAGCACAACGCCGTCTACATCTCGGACACCGGTGATGGACGCAATTCCGCGCTGATTGTGCTGGACCTCGACACCGGCCGCGCCCGGCGCGTGCTCGAGGGGAGCCACTACACGGTTCCCGAGGACATCGACATGGTCATCGACGGTCGCACGATCGAGCTCGGGGGCCAGCCGGCGCGCATCGGTGTCAACCCGATCACGGTCGACCCCACCAACACCTGGGTCTATTTCGCCCCGATGAGCGGCACGTCGATGTACCGGGTGCGCACGGCCGACCTGAACGACGCCGCGTTGGGCCCGTCTCAGTTGCTCGAGCGGGTGGAGCGCTACGGCGACAAACCCATCTCGGACGGCTCCACCGTCGATGCCGACGGCAACGTGTACATAACGGCCATGGCCGACGATGCCATTGGTGTGGTGCGGCCGAGTGGCGAGTACAGCGTGTTGTACCAGTCCGCTGACGCGTTGCCCTGGCCGGACGGCTTTGCGATGGGGGTCGACGGTCACGTCTACGCGACGGTCAACGAGCTGCACCGCAGCCCCGTGCTGAACGGTGGCACCCTGGCAACCACGGGGCAATTCAAGATCGTGCGGTTTCCCGCACTTGGAGGGGCCGTCAGCGGCCGCTAA
- a CDS encoding LysR family transcriptional regulator — translation MDDLSTFVTVAHRGGITAAAQQLGISPATTSHRIAKLERALRLTLFHRNSRSFQLTDEGQRYLDRIEPVLDDLAAARDDAGGTRTALRGHLRVTLSPWILSRYILPALAPFKRAHPELSLEFLAVDRFVSLVEEGQDCAVRVGQLKDSGLLARRIADNERVLCAAPSYLADAGAPTDIDTLDAHSWVCLPWQMRLPLRTPLGGERPFTATRNILVSNSDMLTDAAVNGLGIAIKSRLAVQDELRDGRLVEVLPGALAAADAPIWFVSAPESRAGLKNRAFGGFVASRFQT, via the coding sequence GTGGATGACCTCAGCACCTTCGTGACCGTCGCGCACCGCGGGGGCATCACCGCGGCAGCCCAGCAACTGGGTATCTCACCGGCGACCACAAGCCACCGCATTGCGAAGTTGGAGCGCGCCCTGCGGCTGACCCTGTTCCACCGCAACAGCCGCAGTTTCCAGCTGACCGACGAAGGGCAACGCTACCTCGACCGCATCGAGCCGGTGCTCGACGACCTGGCGGCGGCGCGCGACGACGCGGGCGGCACCCGCACGGCCTTGCGCGGCCACCTGCGCGTGACACTGTCCCCGTGGATACTGTCGCGCTACATCCTGCCCGCGCTGGCCCCGTTCAAACGCGCGCACCCCGAACTGAGCCTCGAGTTTCTCGCCGTCGACCGCTTCGTCTCGCTGGTCGAGGAGGGCCAGGATTGCGCTGTGCGGGTGGGCCAACTGAAAGACAGCGGGTTGTTGGCGCGGCGCATCGCCGACAACGAGCGGGTGCTCTGCGCCGCGCCGTCGTACCTTGCCGATGCCGGCGCGCCCACCGACATCGACACGCTCGACGCGCACAGCTGGGTGTGCCTGCCTTGGCAAATGCGCTTGCCGCTTCGCACCCCGCTCGGTGGCGAGCGCCCGTTCACTGCCACGCGCAATATCCTCGTCTCGAACTCGGACATGCTGACCGATGCAGCCGTCAACGGGCTCGGCATCGCCATCAAATCGCGGCTCGCGGTCCAGGACGAGCTGCGCGACGGCCGTCTGGTCGAAGTCCTGCCGGGCGCGCTGGCCGCCGCCGACGCCCCGATCTGGTTTGTCAGTGCACCGGAGTCGCGCGCGGGCCTGAAGAACCGCGCGTTCGGCGGCTTTGTGGCAAGCCGGTTTCAGACCTGA